The Cellulosimicrobium sp. ES-005 genome segment CCGCACGCCGGTCGGCGCACCGGCGGCACGCCCTGTGTGGCAGGGTATCGGTCGTGGACCTCGACGCCTTCACCGACGTGCACCGCGCGCAGTGGGACCGCCTGGAGACCCTCACGTCGCGGCGCACGCTCGACGGCGCCGAGGCGGACGAGCTGGTCCGGCTCTACCAGGCCGTCGCGACGCACCTGTCGACCGTCCGGTCCGTCGCGCCCGACCCCGTGCTCATCTCGCGCCTGTCCGTGCTGCTGGGCAAGGCCCGCACCCGCATCGCGGGGGCGCACGAGCCCGCGTGGCGCGACGTCGTGCGGTTCCTCACCGTGTCCCTGCCCGCCGCCCTGTACCGGATCCGGTGGTGGTCGGTCGGCGTGACGGTCGCGTGCGTCGTCGTGGCGCTCGTCGCCGGGGTCTGGGTCGCGACGACGCCCGAGGGCCTCGCGTCCATGGGGCCGCCGAGCGTCCAGGAGAACTACGTGAACGAGGCGTTCGCGTCCTACTACGACCCCGGGCTCGACTTCGCGACGGTCGTCTGGACCAACAACGCCTGGATCGCGGCGCAGTGCATCGGGCTGGGGATCACGGGGATCTTCCCCGCGTACGTGCTGTTCTCGAACGCCGTGGCCATCGGCTCGACCGGCGGCATGATGGCCGCGCACGGCGAGCTGGGGCTGTTCCTCCAGCTCATCGCGCCGCACGGACTGCTCGAGCTCATGTCGGTGTTCGTCGCCGGCGCCGCAGGGCTCCGCATCTTCTGGGCGTGGGTCGATCCCGGCCCGCTCCCGCGCTCGCGCGCGCTCGCCCAGGAGGGCCGCGCGCTCGTCACCGTCGCGATCGGGCTCGTCATCGCGCTCGCGATCTCCGGGGTGATCGAGGGCTTCGTCACGGGCTCGACCATGCCGTGGTGGCTCAAGATCGTCATCGGCGCGATCGCGCTCGCCGGGTTCTGGGTCTACACGATCGTGCTCGGCCGTCGTGCGGTGGCGGCCGGGGAGACCGGCGACCTCACCGCCGACCACGCGGGCGACGTCGCCCCGGTCGCGGCC includes the following:
- a CDS encoding stage II sporulation protein M gives rise to the protein MDLDAFTDVHRAQWDRLETLTSRRTLDGAEADELVRLYQAVATHLSTVRSVAPDPVLISRLSVLLGKARTRIAGAHEPAWRDVVRFLTVSLPAALYRIRWWSVGVTVACVVVALVAGVWVATTPEGLASMGPPSVQENYVNEAFASYYDPGLDFATVVWTNNAWIAAQCIGLGITGIFPAYVLFSNAVAIGSTGGMMAAHGELGLFLQLIAPHGLLELMSVFVAGAAGLRIFWAWVDPGPLPRSRALAQEGRALVTVAIGLVIALAISGVIEGFVTGSTMPWWLKIVIGAIALAGFWVYTIVLGRRAVAAGETGDLTADHAGDVAPVAA